In one window of Dehalococcoidales bacterium DNA:
- a CDS encoding alpha-ketoacid dehydrogenase subunit beta codes for MRELSFTEAIREALREEMRRDPRVYVIGLDAGIRPGVSKVTTGFEEEFGSDRVISAPIAEGIIAGSSVGAALMGMRPVAELLVADFMSAAMEPMFTSASRARYVSDGGAKVPLVLRTRVGGVGQYVASVEAWFVHIPGLKVVMPSTPYDAKGLLKSSIRDDNPVIFFEHGSLHQDMKGPVPEEEYTIPLGVADIKRTGSDVTVVAAAKMVHEALAAAEELAQESISVEVLDLRSLYPIDKTMLLNSVRKTGRLIVAHQAWKTAGIGAEISAIVAEEALGALKAPVARVATPDVPVPTAYPLQRLVLPGKDDISSAVRKVMA; via the coding sequence TTGAGAGAGCTAAGTTTTACTGAGGCGATTCGTGAAGCCCTGCGTGAGGAGATGCGCCGGGACCCGCGTGTCTATGTTATCGGGCTGGACGCGGGTATTCGCCCCGGAGTATCCAAGGTGACGACGGGCTTCGAGGAAGAATTTGGCAGCGACCGGGTAATCAGCGCTCCCATTGCGGAGGGGATCATCGCCGGTTCCTCCGTTGGCGCCGCCCTGATGGGGATGAGACCGGTGGCCGAGTTACTGGTGGCTGATTTTATGAGTGCTGCCATGGAACCTATGTTTACCAGTGCCTCGCGGGCGAGATATGTTTCCGATGGCGGGGCGAAGGTGCCGCTGGTGCTCAGGACCCGTGTCGGCGGGGTGGGGCAGTACGTGGCCAGCGTTGAAGCCTGGTTTGTGCATATCCCCGGACTAAAGGTGGTGATGCCCTCTACCCCTTATGACGCCAAGGGACTGCTCAAGTCCTCAATCAGGGATGATAACCCGGTAATCTTTTTTGAACACGGCAGCCTTCACCAGGACATGAAGGGCCCGGTACCCGAAGAGGAGTACACTATCCCTCTGGGGGTGGCCGATATCAAGCGCACCGGCAGTGATGTTACCGTTGTGGCGGCTGCCAAAATGGTGCACGAAGCGCTGGCCGCCGCCGAAGAGCTGGCTCAAGAATCAATCAGTGTGGAGGTGTTGGACCTCCGTTCTCTGTACCCTATCGATAAGACCATGCTCTTGAATTCAGTCAGGAAGACAGGCAGGCTCATCGTTGCTCACCAGGCCTGGAAGACGGCCGGCATCGGGGCGGAGATAAGCGCCATCGTCGCTGAAGAAGCCCTGGGCGCTCTCAAGGCGCCGGTCGCCCGCGTGGCTACTCCTGATGTGCCCGTGCCGACTGCGTACCCGTTGCAGAGACTGGTACTGCCCGGCAAAGATGATATTAGCAGCGCTGTCAGGAAGGTGATGGCTTAG